Proteins encoded together in one Ferroglobus placidus DSM 10642 window:
- a CDS encoding 30S ribosomal protein S4 — MGDPKRHRKKYLTPKKPWDRVRLEKERPLIIKYGLRNKRELWRFQAILRKYRRAARELLAKVNLPGREGEIAKAKAQQIIKKLNRIGVLPENATLDDILNLTVEDFLERRLQTIVYRMGLANTIKQARQLIVHGHIAIAGRRVTSPSYIVEKDEESLIDYYPNSPFAKRGE; from the coding sequence ATGGGCGATCCTAAGAGGCACAGGAAAAAGTATCTGACCCCGAAAAAACCCTGGGATAGGGTTAGACTTGAGAAGGAGAGACCTCTCATAATTAAGTACGGTTTGAGAAACAAGAGGGAGCTTTGGAGGTTTCAGGCTATACTGAGAAAGTACAGAAGAGCTGCAAGAGAACTTCTCGCTAAGGTCAACCTCCCGGGGAGGGAGGGAGAAATAGCTAAAGCAAAGGCACAGCAGATCATAAAGAAGCTCAACAGAATTGGTGTTTTGCCGGAAAACGCGACTCTTGACGACATATTAAACTTGACTGTAGAGGATTTCCTTGAGAGAAGGTTGCAGACCATAGTTTACAGAATGGGCTTAGCCAATACGATAAAGCAGGCGAGACAGTTGATAGTTCACGGGCACATAGCCATTGCTGGAAGGAGGGTAACTTCTCCGAGCTACATAGTCGAAAAAGACGAGGAAAGTCTGATAGATTACTATCCCAACTCTCCATTCGCTAAGAGGGGTGAGTAA
- a CDS encoding cytochrome c maturation protein CcmE: MKVNVKLVIGVSLIVFSIALALAFKSNISPYMTVSEVVRKGEAYNVQVNGTIVPDSTKYFPENNTRIFLLTDGKEVMKVIYTGAVSNYQEGIPAVVIGDYKDGVFYAEKLLLKCPSKYQTEG; this comes from the coding sequence GTGAAGGTAAACGTTAAGCTCGTAATCGGAGTCTCGCTAATAGTTTTCTCGATAGCCTTAGCTCTCGCTTTCAAAAGCAACATCTCCCCTTACATGACAGTTTCCGAAGTTGTAAGGAAAGGTGAAGCCTACAATGTGCAGGTGAACGGAACGATCGTCCCAGACTCCACTAAATACTTCCCAGAGAACAACACGAGAATTTTCTTACTTACCGACGGAAAGGAGGTTATGAAAGTAATTTACACGGGAGCGGTGTCGAATTATCAGGAAGGAATTCCTGCGGTCGTAATAGGAGACTACAAGGACGGAGTGTTTTACGCTGAAAAGCTTCTGCTTAAGTGCCCGAGCAAGTACCAAACGGAGGGATAA
- a CDS encoding DNA-directed RNA polymerase subunit D → MKVEILSEEELKIKFILKDSDYVFANAWRRAMKSLVPTLAVDYVDFYLNTSLLYDEIIAHRIGLIPLKTDLERYNFQDKCVCEGEGCPNCQVSLRLNVEGPKTVYSGDLIPDDPEVKPVYDNIPIVELYEGQQLMLEAVARLGTGKEHAKFQPVSICYYKIIPRIEITEDCNLCMKCVDACPRNVLKNDNGKVVVENVLECSMCRDCVRVCEANAILIEETGDFLFTVEGVGQLPVRTVMRKALEILKEKAEEANRILEELS, encoded by the coding sequence ATGAAGGTGGAAATTTTATCGGAAGAAGAGCTTAAAATTAAATTTATTTTGAAAGATTCGGACTACGTTTTTGCCAACGCTTGGAGAAGAGCTATGAAGAGCTTAGTCCCAACGCTTGCTGTGGACTACGTTGACTTCTACCTGAACACGTCGCTTTTGTACGATGAAATCATAGCCCACAGAATTGGTTTAATTCCTTTGAAGACTGATCTGGAGAGGTACAACTTTCAGGACAAGTGCGTTTGCGAAGGAGAAGGCTGCCCGAACTGTCAGGTTTCTTTAAGACTGAACGTCGAGGGTCCCAAAACCGTCTACTCTGGCGATTTGATTCCCGACGATCCTGAAGTCAAGCCAGTTTACGACAATATTCCGATTGTCGAGCTTTACGAAGGGCAGCAGCTGATGCTTGAAGCAGTCGCGAGGCTTGGAACAGGAAAAGAGCATGCGAAATTCCAGCCGGTCTCGATATGCTACTATAAAATAATTCCGAGGATAGAAATCACCGAAGACTGCAACCTATGCATGAAATGCGTCGATGCATGCCCGAGAAACGTCCTGAAAAACGATAACGGGAAAGTTGTTGTGGAAAACGTTCTCGAATGCTCGATGTGCAGGGATTGCGTAAGAGTTTGCGAAGCGAATGCGATACTGATAGAGGAAACGGGAGACTTTCTCTTTACCGTAGAAGGGGTTGGGCAGCTACCTGTGAGAACCGTAATGCGAAAAGCTCTTGAAATTTTGAAGGAGAAGGCTGAAGAAGCAAACAGGATTCTCGAAGAACTTTCTTAA
- a CDS encoding heme lyase CcmF/NrfE family subunit, translating to MDIGYLFALFGFLTSVYASYSFFSGSFSKSKRKAQASLKRGEQLTYTSFVFFLISYLILTYYFLIHDFSYYYVYSYSDTKLSTAYLISAVWAGREGSLLLWILYLALLSVLALKMDAKDKVLATSLGIVLAFTSALTLLILTASNPFVKMDFTPPEGYGLNPLLRTPEMALHPPTIFLGYAAGIFPFAYAASSLLHGEEWRNRVRFWTLLAWIFLSIGILLGGWWAYKTLGWGGYWAWDPVENASLLPWITATALLHGIMRKRFEALNYYLALATAALVILATFITRSGIIESVHAFGENPEGPVYLFYLAALIVVGVAVERKVKLKLEVNFEPRELTIFLKILIFVLSLVTILLGTLAPTLFNVAVGREYYNRIEIPLGVMLVILLGICISLDWVYRRDEFLKRLKVSIVVGLISFVLAYFTTKLTIASVGVGIFAFSLVPHLLTLKQGINVRKIGGYVTHVGLLLLFIGVMSSWIYEEHYNLRLDVNEETNVKDYTLLLKNVRFYEDEEKSVVEATVEVFEKGELVATLQPKQLFYKLMRQDRVVSGVDIESKLTKDYYMALSGFSKDYVFVEFYVVPLVSFVWIGSTLMIVGGIISASKRG from the coding sequence GTGGATATAGGCTACCTATTTGCTTTATTCGGATTTTTAACATCTGTTTACGCTTCCTACTCATTTTTTTCAGGCTCCTTTTCGAAATCTAAGAGAAAAGCTCAAGCCAGTTTGAAAAGGGGGGAGCAACTAACCTACACCTCATTCGTTTTCTTTTTAATTTCGTATCTGATTCTGACGTACTACTTCCTAATCCACGATTTCAGCTACTATTACGTCTACTCTTACTCGGACACAAAGCTCAGCACCGCCTACCTTATCAGCGCCGTATGGGCTGGGAGAGAAGGATCTCTTTTACTCTGGATTCTGTATCTCGCTCTACTTTCAGTTCTCGCTTTGAAGATGGATGCGAAGGATAAAGTACTCGCCACCTCCCTCGGAATAGTTCTCGCTTTCACGTCAGCTTTAACCCTCCTAATTTTGACGGCTTCGAACCCCTTCGTAAAAATGGACTTCACCCCTCCAGAAGGCTACGGATTGAATCCGCTTTTAAGAACTCCGGAAATGGCACTACACCCGCCAACGATATTTTTGGGATACGCAGCGGGAATATTTCCCTTTGCCTACGCCGCTTCATCGCTCTTGCACGGAGAAGAATGGAGAAACCGAGTAAGGTTCTGGACTCTCTTAGCTTGGATTTTCCTTTCGATAGGCATCCTCCTCGGCGGCTGGTGGGCTTACAAAACCCTCGGCTGGGGAGGTTACTGGGCTTGGGATCCCGTTGAAAATGCCTCACTTCTCCCTTGGATAACTGCCACAGCTTTACTCCACGGAATAATGAGGAAGAGATTCGAAGCGCTGAACTATTACTTAGCCCTCGCTACAGCCGCGCTGGTTATATTAGCAACATTCATAACGAGGAGCGGGATAATAGAGAGCGTTCACGCCTTCGGAGAGAATCCGGAAGGTCCTGTTTACTTATTTTATCTCGCGGCGCTGATAGTTGTTGGTGTGGCTGTGGAAAGAAAAGTCAAGCTAAAACTGGAGGTTAACTTTGAGCCGAGAGAGCTAACGATCTTCCTCAAAATACTGATATTCGTTTTATCGCTCGTCACAATACTCCTCGGCACGTTAGCTCCTACTCTATTCAACGTGGCAGTTGGAAGGGAGTATTACAACAGAATAGAAATTCCCCTCGGAGTTATGCTCGTCATCCTCCTCGGAATCTGCATAAGCCTCGACTGGGTTTACAGAAGAGACGAATTTCTCAAAAGATTGAAGGTTTCCATAGTCGTCGGGTTAATCTCGTTTGTCTTAGCGTACTTTACGACAAAGCTGACTATAGCAAGCGTAGGAGTCGGAATTTTCGCTTTCTCGCTCGTTCCACACCTTCTGACTTTAAAGCAGGGAATCAACGTGAGGAAAATCGGCGGTTACGTAACTCACGTAGGTTTGCTGCTACTTTTCATTGGAGTTATGAGTTCGTGGATTTACGAAGAACATTACAATTTGAGACTCGACGTCAACGAAGAGACGAACGTAAAAGACTACACTCTTCTCCTCAAAAACGTGAGGTTTTACGAGGATGAAGAAAAGAGCGTTGTCGAAGCCACGGTAGAAGTTTTCGAAAAAGGAGAGCTCGTGGCAACACTTCAACCGAAACAGCTGTTTTACAAGCTTATGAGGCAGGACAGGGTAGTTTCCGGAGTTGACATAGAAAGCAAGCTTACGAAAGACTATTACATGGCACTAAGCGGATTCAGCAAAGACTACGTTTTCGTGGAGTTTTACGTTGTTCCGCTCGTGAGCTTCGTTTGGATAGGGTCGACGCTTATGATAGTCGGAGGGATAATTTCGGCAAGCAAAAGAGGATAA
- a CDS encoding ABC transporter substrate-binding protein, with protein MRIGFLSTAYHTSHLLRHYKVIEAEWKLFGTGVDIINAFEKKEIDLAYVGLTPTILGISRGVNVVCIAGGHVEGTAIAGRKLEGAKIGVPSKGSIHDVILRATLEKENVEAEVVNYPWADMILEDFVDGKLDAVCGTPNLIVLAKKYGAKIFYYPNELFPFNPSYGIVVRKDALEKRKLVDFLIKHEWACNLLREARDMVSRDLSEYFKNLIDPKTMEEILSLSPKYCSSLPKEYVNCTMKLLKVMKKLGYTEKMPKKEEIFDTELIEKLHPQKHHYS; from the coding sequence ATGAGAATTGGTTTTTTATCCACAGCCTACCACACATCCCACTTACTCCGCCACTATAAAGTTATCGAAGCGGAGTGGAAGCTTTTCGGGACCGGCGTAGATATAATAAACGCTTTTGAGAAAAAAGAAATAGATCTGGCTTACGTTGGGCTGACTCCGACGATTCTCGGAATTTCGAGAGGGGTGAATGTTGTTTGCATAGCCGGAGGGCACGTGGAAGGAACTGCCATAGCCGGAAGGAAGCTGGAAGGAGCTAAAATTGGAGTCCCGTCTAAAGGAAGCATTCACGACGTTATTTTGAGAGCAACGCTCGAAAAAGAGAACGTTGAGGCTGAGGTTGTAAACTATCCTTGGGCTGACATGATTCTCGAAGATTTCGTGGATGGGAAGCTCGATGCCGTTTGCGGAACTCCAAATCTTATTGTTTTAGCGAAAAAATACGGAGCTAAGATCTTCTACTATCCAAACGAGCTGTTTCCCTTCAATCCGAGCTACGGAATAGTCGTTAGAAAGGATGCTTTAGAAAAAAGAAAGCTCGTAGATTTCCTCATTAAACACGAATGGGCTTGCAATTTACTCAGAGAAGCGAGGGATATGGTTTCGAGAGATTTAAGTGAATATTTCAAAAATTTAATTGATCCAAAAACGATGGAGGAGATTCTCTCGCTAAGTCCGAAGTACTGCTCTTCTCTCCCAAAAGAATACGTAAACTGCACGATGAAACTGCTTAAGGTTATGAAAAAACTCGGCTACACAGAGAAAATGCCGAAAAAAGAGGAAATCTTCGACACGGAGCTTATAGAAAAGCTGCACCCCCAGAAACACCACTACTCGTAA
- a CDS encoding Ni/Fe hydrogenase subunit alpha, which yields MKKVTVNPVTRIEGHAKISVFLDDKNGVENVFFQATEFRGYEKLLLGLPMEEVPRIVSTICGICRGIHFVAALKAADKVFNAEVSEAAEKIREMLIYAHFIEDHSVTLFALGLPDYISPKERNVFGVVKKLGTTAKEIIRKRSYALKIMDILGGKSMHPVAAVPGGWSKRLSEEERRKIEMFSKELVELGKIFVSIVEKEAEKMDNLELNLNFLATSKNGEYSLYDGEEVVIGPDGKVIEKFSGENYEEHIKEKSVEWSYSKLPYLRKFGWSGLQEDKSFYVTGPLARLNVSKIPTPLAKEKAERLFESGKPSKNIIFNHWARAVEVLLCAEKLEELAGDKTVTGSVRGEIGKIVGEGVGVVEAPRGLLIHHYKTDGRGIVKWANLIVATTQNTPAINIALKKAAKEKFSKETLETFEKVVRAFDPCMSCATHSVSGKIPIEVEIWKKGKLIGKVRN from the coding sequence GTGAAGAAGGTAACTGTAAATCCAGTAACGAGGATTGAAGGTCACGCTAAAATTTCGGTTTTCCTCGATGATAAAAATGGAGTTGAAAACGTGTTTTTTCAGGCGACAGAATTTAGAGGTTACGAGAAGCTTTTGCTCGGGCTACCAATGGAAGAAGTGCCGAGAATCGTCTCTACGATTTGCGGAATTTGTAGAGGCATTCATTTTGTGGCAGCTTTAAAAGCTGCCGATAAGGTCTTCAACGCTGAAGTTAGCGAAGCAGCGGAGAAGATTAGAGAAATGCTAATCTACGCCCATTTCATCGAAGACCACTCTGTAACTCTCTTCGCCCTCGGTTTGCCGGATTACATTTCACCAAAGGAAAGAAACGTGTTCGGAGTTGTTAAAAAGCTCGGAACGACCGCTAAGGAGATAATAAGAAAGAGGAGCTACGCTCTGAAAATTATGGACATCCTCGGTGGAAAAAGCATGCATCCGGTAGCAGCTGTTCCCGGAGGGTGGTCGAAGAGGTTGTCAGAGGAAGAAAGAAGGAAAATAGAAATGTTCTCAAAAGAGCTCGTAGAACTCGGGAAAATTTTCGTCAGCATCGTGGAAAAAGAAGCCGAAAAAATGGACAACCTTGAATTAAACTTGAACTTCCTCGCGACGTCGAAAAACGGAGAATACAGTCTTTACGACGGAGAAGAGGTCGTGATTGGTCCAGACGGAAAAGTCATCGAAAAGTTCAGTGGGGAAAACTACGAAGAACACATAAAGGAGAAGAGCGTCGAGTGGAGCTACAGCAAGCTTCCGTATCTTAGAAAGTTCGGATGGAGTGGATTGCAAGAAGATAAAAGTTTTTACGTAACCGGTCCACTTGCGAGGCTCAACGTTTCGAAAATACCAACACCTCTGGCGAAAGAAAAAGCTGAAAGACTATTTGAATCTGGAAAACCCTCCAAGAATATCATCTTCAACCACTGGGCGCGGGCTGTAGAGGTTCTCCTCTGCGCTGAAAAGCTCGAAGAACTTGCCGGAGACAAAACTGTGACTGGAAGCGTAAGGGGGGAGATAGGAAAAATCGTTGGGGAAGGAGTAGGGGTCGTTGAAGCTCCGAGAGGATTGCTAATTCACCACTACAAAACCGACGGGAGAGGAATTGTAAAGTGGGCTAACCTAATAGTGGCGACAACTCAAAACACGCCAGCTATAAACATCGCGCTGAAAAAAGCTGCAAAAGAGAAGTTCAGCAAAGAAACCCTCGAAACCTTCGAAAAAGTCGTTAGAGCTTTTGATCCGTGCATGTCCTGTGCTACGCATTCCGTTTCTGGAAAAATTCCCATAGAGGTGGAAATTTGGAAAAAAGGGAAATTAATTGGCAAGGTGAGAAATTGA
- a CDS encoding 30S ribosomal protein S13: protein MAEFKHIVRIADTDLDGNKPLVHALTGIKGIGLRMARAITNHLGLNAREKLGNLSDEEIEKLKKFVEENIEELPSWMLNRRKDLYTGKDLHLLGKDVDLAKKLDIERLIKIRAYRGIRHAKGYKVRGQRTRSTGRTGQTVGVQRRKK from the coding sequence ATGGCGGAGTTCAAGCACATAGTCAGAATCGCCGATACGGATTTGGACGGAAATAAACCCTTAGTCCACGCGTTAACGGGAATCAAGGGTATAGGTTTGAGGATGGCGAGAGCCATCACTAACCACCTGGGATTGAACGCGAGAGAAAAACTCGGAAACCTCAGCGATGAGGAAATCGAGAAGCTGAAGAAATTCGTAGAGGAGAACATAGAGGAGCTCCCTTCCTGGATGCTCAACAGGAGGAAGGACCTTTACACCGGCAAAGACCTTCACCTCCTCGGCAAAGATGTCGATTTGGCTAAGAAACTCGACATTGAGAGGTTGATAAAGATAAGAGCCTACAGAGGAATCAGACATGCGAAAGGATACAAGGTTAGAGGGCAGAGGACGAGGTCAACTGGAAGAACTGGACAGACGGTCGGAGTGCAGAGGAGGAAGAAGTGA
- a CDS encoding DUF429 domain-containing protein yields the protein MICGIDVGIKESFVAVVEGRRIVYLGKLKDLPLCEAYGIDAPLSYEEPFRDCERELLKMGIPVIPLNTPFMKALHKKAVEIVEKIESRIIFEVYPYATRKLLGFAYSKKRKEDRKKIEESLKKFFDFEKELNEHEIDALTAALTVKLFFEGKAKEVGRKCKILIPSV from the coding sequence GTGATTTGCGGGATAGACGTCGGGATTAAAGAAAGTTTCGTTGCTGTAGTAGAAGGGAGAAGAATCGTTTACCTCGGAAAATTAAAAGATTTGCCGCTCTGCGAAGCTTACGGAATCGACGCACCTTTAAGTTACGAAGAACCATTTAGAGACTGCGAAAGAGAACTTCTCAAAATGGGTATTCCGGTAATTCCACTCAACACGCCCTTCATGAAGGCTTTGCACAAAAAAGCTGTGGAAATTGTTGAAAAAATTGAGAGCAGGATCATCTTCGAAGTTTACCCCTACGCAACGAGAAAACTCCTCGGCTTTGCCTACAGCAAAAAGAGGAAAGAAGATAGAAAAAAGATAGAAGAAAGCTTGAAGAAATTCTTCGATTTTGAAAAAGAGCTGAACGAGCATGAGATAGACGCGTTAACGGCTGCTTTAACCGTGAAGCTATTCTTTGAAGGGAAAGCAAAAGAAGTAGGCAGAAAATGCAAAATTCTAATTCCTTCAGTTTAG
- a CDS encoding 30S ribosomal protein S11 produces MAEKKKKEIWGIAHIFSSYNNTIITITDITGSETIARVSGGMIVKADRDEGNPYTAMQAALRAAEMAKEKGIVGVHIKVRAPGGNKHTTPGPGAQAAIRALARAGLKIGRIEDVTPIPHDGTRPPGGKRGRRV; encoded by the coding sequence ATGGCTGAAAAAAAGAAGAAGGAGATTTGGGGTATCGCTCACATCTTCTCCTCTTACAACAACACGATAATCACGATAACCGATATAACTGGAAGTGAGACGATAGCCAGAGTCAGCGGTGGGATGATAGTCAAAGCTGACAGAGATGAGGGCAATCCTTATACGGCGATGCAGGCAGCTTTGAGAGCTGCAGAAATGGCGAAGGAGAAGGGAATCGTTGGTGTTCACATAAAGGTCAGAGCTCCCGGCGGAAACAAGCACACGACTCCCGGTCCGGGAGCTCAGGCTGCGATTAGAGCCTTGGCGAGAGCTGGACTGAAAATAGGAAGGATCGAGGACGTTACTCCAATTCCGCACGACGGAACGAGACCTCCGGGTGGTAAGAGAGGTAGGAGAGTGTAA
- a CDS encoding metallophosphoesterase family protein produces MILLVSDIHSNNLVFDKILEKEEFEAIFVCGDITDFRGEDILSFERVVREYDVPCFAVHGNCDDNLAVKLLESSEVITFLHGRSVEFNGFLIHGVGGSNRTPFYTPSEYSEEYIDSVLKRFKISGKDILLAHCPPYGILDRTYEGIHAGSTSIAMHVKKFRFVFCGHIHEARGVERIKNTILVNPGSAASGNYALVDLESSKVYLKNVYE; encoded by the coding sequence ATGATTCTATTAGTTTCGGATATTCACTCCAACAACCTCGTTTTTGATAAAATTCTCGAAAAAGAAGAGTTCGAAGCTATCTTCGTTTGCGGTGACATAACCGACTTTAGGGGAGAAGACATTCTCTCCTTCGAAAGGGTTGTTAGGGAATACGATGTTCCGTGCTTCGCCGTCCACGGAAATTGCGACGACAACCTGGCTGTAAAACTCCTTGAAAGTTCGGAAGTGATAACTTTTCTCCACGGAAGAAGCGTCGAGTTCAACGGCTTTCTAATCCACGGAGTCGGAGGATCGAACAGAACTCCCTTTTACACACCCTCGGAGTATTCTGAAGAGTACATAGATAGCGTGCTGAAGAGATTCAAAATAAGCGGGAAAGATATCTTGCTCGCTCACTGCCCACCCTACGGAATACTCGACAGAACTTACGAAGGAATTCACGCTGGCTCCACTTCGATAGCCATGCACGTCAAAAAATTCAGATTTGTTTTCTGCGGTCACATCCACGAGGCGAGGGGTGTTGAAAGAATTAAAAATACGATACTCGTAAATCCGGGCTCGGCTGCTTCTGGAAACTACGCTCTGGTTGATCTCGAAAGTTCGAAAGTGTATCTAAAGAACGTTTACGAGTAG
- a CDS encoding hydrogenase maturation protease: MRKVVVGVGNPNVPKDSAGWIVAEEAAKVCGVDKILLSTTSFEILDVLLEYDYAVVVDTALGEEGRIRVLDLEELKNAEMTLKTTHSLDLLTTLKIGLELFENIAYTKVVLVEVKDLNGEMDDAFKRRLKEASKIVITLLSAKNLYPRESKIIRR; the protein is encoded by the coding sequence TTGAGAAAAGTCGTTGTAGGGGTTGGCAATCCGAACGTTCCGAAAGATTCCGCCGGATGGATCGTCGCTGAGGAGGCTGCGAAAGTTTGCGGAGTCGACAAAATATTGCTTTCAACGACTTCCTTTGAAATACTGGACGTTCTCCTCGAATACGATTACGCGGTTGTAGTAGACACGGCGCTTGGAGAGGAAGGAAGAATTCGCGTTCTCGACCTCGAAGAGTTGAAAAACGCCGAGATGACGTTAAAAACTACTCACTCCCTCGATTTGCTAACTACTTTAAAAATAGGTTTAGAGTTATTTGAAAATATCGCTTACACGAAAGTAGTCCTTGTAGAAGTGAAAGATTTAAATGGAGAGATGGACGACGCTTTCAAAAGACGTTTGAAAGAAGCATCAAAAATTGTAATTACCCTCCTTTCGGCAAAAAACCTATATCCTCGGGAGTCAAAGATTATTCGGCGATGA
- a CDS encoding MBL fold metallo-hydrolase → MVAIKFLGGCREVGRSAIMVDSIILDYGLKPSDPPEFPLDGIAPKSLILSHGHLDHVGVAPNLMDYDPLVYMTPPTSDLSSILLKDSLNIMENPPYTKRQLRQFESNTRFIGYDEPFHIDGWEITLFNAGHIPGSASIYMERDVSILYTGDIRLEDTRLLEGADTSYPEIDVLIVESTYFGVEHPDRRELEKAFVESVKETLDNGGFAIIPAFAVGRTQEVAMILVKHGITPYVDGMGNEVARILERYPEYIKSAKELKKTMKKVIPVEKGKREEILKEPAAIVTTAGMLNGGPALFYISKLYNDSRSKIILTGYQVEGTNGDKALKKGEIDLGMKTVKLKMKVEQYDFSAHADDSQLKELVKRIANRGVEVAFAVHGEDPESFANWMREELGIESYAPKNGDVFVL, encoded by the coding sequence ATGGTTGCGATAAAATTCCTCGGAGGGTGCAGGGAAGTAGGAAGGTCAGCGATAATGGTAGACTCGATTATCTTAGACTACGGTCTAAAACCATCTGATCCTCCGGAGTTCCCATTAGATGGTATAGCTCCGAAGAGTTTGATCCTCTCTCACGGTCACCTCGATCACGTTGGAGTGGCTCCAAACTTAATGGATTACGATCCTCTCGTTTACATGACTCCGCCAACCAGCGACTTAAGCTCAATTTTACTCAAAGACTCTCTCAACATAATGGAAAATCCGCCCTACACAAAGAGACAGCTCAGACAGTTCGAAAGCAACACGAGATTTATCGGCTACGACGAACCCTTCCACATCGACGGCTGGGAGATAACGCTGTTCAACGCCGGACACATTCCGGGAAGCGCCAGCATATACATGGAAAGAGACGTGAGCATTCTATACACCGGAGACATAAGACTCGAGGACACGAGACTTCTTGAAGGAGCGGACACGAGTTATCCAGAAATCGACGTTCTGATAGTCGAGAGCACGTACTTCGGCGTTGAGCATCCGGACAGAAGAGAGCTTGAAAAAGCCTTCGTTGAAAGCGTGAAAGAAACTCTCGACAACGGAGGTTTCGCGATAATTCCAGCATTCGCTGTCGGAAGAACGCAGGAAGTTGCGATGATTCTCGTCAAACACGGAATCACTCCATATGTGGATGGAATGGGCAACGAAGTTGCGAGAATTCTTGAAAGGTATCCAGAGTACATAAAGAGCGCTAAAGAGTTGAAAAAGACGATGAAGAAGGTTATTCCCGTAGAAAAGGGAAAGAGAGAGGAAATTCTGAAAGAGCCGGCAGCAATAGTAACAACAGCCGGCATGCTCAACGGCGGACCCGCTTTGTTCTACATCTCGAAGCTCTACAACGACAGCAGATCAAAGATAATCCTCACGGGATACCAGGTTGAAGGAACGAACGGAGACAAAGCTCTGAAGAAGGGTGAAATAGACTTAGGAATGAAGACCGTGAAGCTGAAGATGAAAGTCGAGCAGTACGACTTCTCAGCTCACGCTGACGACAGTCAGCTAAAAGAGCTCGTTAAGAGAATAGCTAACAGAGGGGTTGAAGTAGCCTTCGCTGTCCACGGAGAAGATCCAGAAAGCTTTGCAAACTGGATGAGAGAGGAGCTCGGAATCGAGAGCTACGCTCCGAAGAACGGAGACGTTTTCGTTCTATGA